The following coding sequences are from one Triticum aestivum cultivar Chinese Spring chromosome 5A, IWGSC CS RefSeq v2.1, whole genome shotgun sequence window:
- the LOC123106095 gene encoding pre-mRNA-splicing factor ATP-dependent RNA helicase DEAH1-like: MKRARDIRDQLEGLMERVEIEVCSNASDLDAIKKAITSGFFHHSARLQKNGSYRTVKNPQTVFIHPSSGLAQLLPRWVIYHELVLTTKEYMRQVTELKPEWLVEIAPHYYQLKDVDDAGSKKLPKGQGRAAL, from the exons ATGAAGAGAGCAAGAGACATTCGAGATCAACTGGAGGGACTTATGGAGAGAGTTGAGATTGAGGTCTGTTCAAATGCCAGTGACTTGGATGCTATTAAAAAGGCTATAACATCCG GTTTCTTCCACCATTCTGCACGGTTGCAGAAGAATGGTTCATATAGAACTGTCAAGAACCCTCAGACGGTCTTTATCCACCCTAGTTCAGGATTAGCACAG CTACTTCCTCGTTGGGTAATATACCACGAACTAGTTCTCACGACAAAAGAGTACATGCGCCAG gtGACGGAACTGAAGCCCGAATGGCTGGTGGAAATTGCTCCGCACTACTACCAACTAAAAGATGTGGACGACG CTGGTTCAAAGAAGCTGCCCAAGGGCCAAGGACGAGCTGCATTGTAG